A portion of the Acidimicrobiales bacterium genome contains these proteins:
- a CDS encoding cysteine hydrolase, translating to MDDDAKARRDQERLATLVGPAHTAVLTMELQQGVVGEGALLPALVARVAEAGTITHAARVCRAARGAGASVVHCTVEHRADGIGSTENCKIFAMGAKLRREQGIVPTEIGTPGAALVPELGPEPGDVVVPRMHGMTPFMSTSLDQMLRNMGITTIVATGVSVNLGILGLCINAIDLGYQVVLPRDAVVGLPADYADAVIDHTLSSITTITTTDELCRLWPSPPPTN from the coding sequence ATGGACGATGACGCCAAAGCCCGCCGAGACCAGGAACGCCTCGCCACCCTGGTCGGCCCCGCGCACACTGCGGTGTTGACGATGGAACTCCAGCAGGGGGTGGTGGGCGAGGGCGCGCTACTGCCTGCCCTGGTGGCCAGGGTCGCCGAGGCGGGCACGATCACCCACGCCGCTCGCGTGTGTCGGGCCGCCCGTGGTGCGGGGGCGAGTGTGGTGCACTGCACGGTCGAACACCGGGCCGACGGCATCGGTTCCACCGAGAACTGCAAGATCTTCGCCATGGGGGCCAAGCTCCGGCGCGAGCAGGGAATCGTGCCCACCGAGATCGGCACCCCCGGCGCCGCGCTCGTGCCCGAGCTCGGGCCCGAACCGGGTGACGTGGTCGTGCCCCGCATGCACGGCATGACCCCGTTCATGTCGACCTCGCTCGACCAGATGCTGCGCAACATGGGCATCACCACGATCGTCGCCACCGGCGTGTCGGTGAACCTCGGCATCCTCGGCCTCTGCATCAACGCCATCGACCTCGGCTACCAGGTGGTCCTGCCCCGCGACGCCGTCGTGGGCCTCCCCGCCGACTACGCCGACGCCGTGATCGACCACACGTTGTCGTCGATCACCACCATCACGACCACCGACGAACTCTGCCGACTCTGGCCCTCCCCACCCCCCACAAATTGA